A genomic stretch from Sulfurimonas sediminis includes:
- a CDS encoding HlyD family secretion protein: MKKYKSLELAEPHKFIKHWMLITFSIISIFIILLFLPWQQTVFGIGKVIALDPTEREYDIVATVDGVIEKFYVQENQEVKKGDLLFSMRDLDKDYKQRLQSIQQQTKNQISNLTIKLENLQNNLSNQKENLENKMKAFSTKILQQQNKILALQEKKIALINQKKIAYINFKRTQKLFQDGIESKRALEVQNNTYIATKAELSIINTKIENAQKEISVLQNEKDAVFNTLTQKINTIKNKLLETQNSINALKKNLQNDNVNLLRYENKDIRAKSDGYVVRIYQNDTNKLLKKGDKILFFVPKVTTRAIRLEVSNFNMPLIKKGLEARIIFYGWPALQISGWPKISHGTYAGKIATTEQTAYDQNNYYALLVENEKDSKWPPSQLLRNGTQAKIWVRLSTVPIWYEIWRLISAQPPKMVHIKIDESSF, translated from the coding sequence ATGAAAAAATATAAATCATTAGAACTTGCCGAGCCACACAAGTTTATAAAACACTGGATGCTTATCACTTTTTCTATCATATCAATTTTCATAATTTTACTTTTTTTGCCATGGCAACAAACTGTATTTGGCATAGGTAAAGTAATCGCATTAGACCCAACTGAACGAGAATATGATATCGTTGCAACTGTTGATGGAGTAATAGAAAAATTTTATGTACAAGAGAACCAAGAAGTAAAAAAAGGGGATCTTCTTTTCTCAATGCGAGATTTAGATAAAGATTACAAACAAAGACTCCAAAGTATTCAACAACAGACAAAAAACCAGATAAGCAATCTTACAATTAAACTTGAAAACTTACAAAATAATCTTAGTAACCAAAAAGAAAATCTTGAAAACAAAATGAAAGCTTTTAGCACAAAAATATTACAACAGCAGAATAAAATTCTTGCTCTACAAGAGAAAAAAATTGCACTTATCAACCAAAAAAAAATTGCATATATCAATTTTAAAAGAACACAAAAACTTTTTCAAGATGGTATAGAGTCAAAACGGGCATTAGAGGTACAAAACAATACCTACATAGCAACAAAAGCAGAACTTTCAATCATCAATACAAAAATAGAAAATGCTCAAAAAGAGATATCAGTTCTTCAAAATGAGAAAGATGCAGTTTTCAATACACTGACGCAAAAAATAAATACCATAAAGAACAAATTACTAGAAACACAAAACAGTATAAATGCACTGAAAAAAAATCTGCAAAATGACAATGTCAATCTTTTACGTTATGAAAACAAGGATATTAGAGCCAAATCAGATGGCTATGTAGTAAGAATTTACCAAAATGATACAAACAAACTACTCAAAAAAGGAGATAAAATTCTCTTTTTTGTTCCGAAAGTAACAACAAGAGCCATTCGTCTTGAAGTCTCTAACTTTAACATGCCACTCATTAAAAAAGGGCTCGAAGCCCGTATAATATTTTATGGATGGCCCGCTTTACAGATTTCAGGGTGGCCAAAAATCTCTCACGGGACATACGCAGGAAAAATTGCAACAACAGAACAAACAGCATATGATCAAAATAACTACTATGCACTGCTTGTAGAAAATGAAAAAGACAGTAAGTGGCCTCCATCACAACTTTTAAGAAATGGAACACAGGCAAAAATATGGGTGCGTCTCTCAACAGTTCCAATATGGTACGAAATATGGAGACTCATATCGGCACAACCACCAAAAATGGTACATATAAAAATAGATGAATCGAGTTTTTAA
- a CDS encoding ABC transporter ATP-binding protein — protein MTNEEIFSNVFKQLKNIASEDKKNIFYLLYYSVIEAILLLVSPLTSAFIINSVLAHASISITVLSIVVIVIFSLIAILQVIKEYIIEKFEQKIFVKNAIKVSELSMSNKQNLQNRDKIDKYMNYFFDVVHIQKLFPILLLNGSSLIIKVIISLLLLLLFDISFFVMGVVFILIFVVIVLFLGRKSPKSAVARSDAKHNAIYFLQNIPFLNDTKESVISKLDEYLTIYVSKRQQMFKIIIKQVALTFATEGFILASFFILGGYLVFEGIVPIGEFVAAEILIISVVGALKEFIEKIDYIYDMIEGFYKIDKLSKVFEGEEK, from the coding sequence TTAGCAATGTTTTTAAGCAACTCAAAAATATTGCATCAGAAGATAAAAAAAATATTTTTTATCTTCTCTATTACTCTGTTATTGAAGCAATTCTACTCCTTGTCAGTCCACTAACCTCAGCATTTATTATCAATAGTGTATTGGCACATGCTTCTATTTCTATTACTGTCTTAAGTATTGTTGTCATTGTTATTTTTTCACTTATTGCTATTTTGCAGGTCATAAAAGAGTACATAATAGAAAAATTTGAACAGAAAATATTTGTAAAAAATGCCATTAAAGTCTCTGAGCTTTCAATGAGTAACAAACAAAATCTTCAAAATAGAGATAAAATTGACAAATATATGAACTACTTTTTTGATGTTGTACATATACAAAAACTTTTTCCAATTTTACTTTTAAATGGTTCTAGCCTAATCATTAAAGTTATCATTAGCTTACTTTTACTGCTTTTGTTTGATATTTCATTTTTTGTAATGGGAGTGGTATTTATACTCATATTTGTTGTTATAGTTCTATTTTTAGGAAGGAAAAGTCCAAAAAGTGCAGTTGCAAGATCAGATGCAAAACACAATGCCATATATTTTTTACAAAATATTCCCTTTTTAAATGATACAAAAGAGAGCGTAATATCTAAACTGGATGAATACTTGACAATATATGTTTCAAAAAGACAACAAATGTTCAAAATAATCATTAAACAGGTTGCACTTACTTTTGCTACGGAAGGATTTATTCTGGCATCGTTTTTCATTTTAGGAGGTTACCTTGTTTTTGAAGGTATTGTTCCTATTGGAGAGTTTGTTGCTGCAGAGATTCTTATTATCTCTGTTGTTGGAGCCTTAAAAGAGTTTATTGAAAAAATAGATTATATCTATGATATGATTGAAGGATTTTATAAAATTGACAAACTTTCCAAAGTCTTTGAAGGTGAAGAAAAATGA
- a CDS encoding TolC family protein, translating to MRIRGFLVILLSSYSFAQEVFVQKDIIKYFNEKNPFYYEKVGDIYIKEYNEIFYQGAFDIKLDARYEKKEYPLSLAEFTKAGLKQSLGNGVEFSAAYRQATGTQEYNNIKTSKDGEGIINLHLPIFNILNSISKNRKNLSLAEQKTKITRLQSQEKIIKFYLDVSKLYYKLLLQKELLQANKELLDKAYINFEFIQKSIQTGKLPQIALVEIESEIINRKQRVALTNIEFQKNFYSFLQYLNINKKDFNKSYTLPELPKQSSIELAQDKAMQIAFSNSLLLKSLHVKKKEITIKQKYNQVKKYPKLDVNLYGVYDLKYKEGYKATFDFNLPLQRSSYKGLKGVYTKEMLLIQNKIALQKSKIKTAIITVMQEIKTKKEVIRLAKKEVTLKQKVEDAQRRRYKLGIGNLLTLNQREIITLQAKQKLLNEYYKLIEKELELRYILREPL from the coding sequence ATGCGAATAAGAGGCTTCCTTGTCATTCTTTTAAGTAGTTACAGTTTTGCACAAGAAGTATTTGTGCAAAAAGATATCATTAAATATTTTAATGAGAAAAACCCTTTTTACTATGAAAAAGTTGGTGATATTTATATTAAAGAGTACAATGAAATTTTCTATCAAGGTGCTTTTGATATAAAGCTTGATGCAAGATATGAAAAAAAAGAGTACCCGCTCTCTTTGGCAGAGTTTACAAAAGCAGGACTTAAACAATCTCTTGGAAACGGAGTAGAGTTTTCAGCAGCATACAGACAAGCAACAGGAACACAAGAATACAACAATATAAAAACATCCAAAGATGGGGAAGGCATTATCAATCTACATCTTCCAATTTTTAACATTCTCAACAGTATCAGTAAAAATCGAAAAAATCTCTCTCTCGCAGAACAAAAAACAAAAATAACCAGATTACAATCACAAGAGAAAATAATTAAATTTTATCTTGATGTATCAAAGCTTTATTATAAGCTTTTGCTTCAAAAAGAACTGCTTCAAGCAAATAAAGAGCTTTTAGACAAAGCATATATTAATTTTGAATTTATTCAAAAAAGTATTCAAACCGGAAAGTTGCCACAAATAGCATTAGTAGAAATAGAAAGTGAAATTATCAATAGAAAACAGAGAGTTGCACTTACCAATATAGAGTTTCAGAAAAATTTTTACTCTTTCTTACAATATCTCAATATAAATAAAAAAGATTTTAATAAAAGTTATACACTTCCAGAACTGCCAAAACAAAGCTCTATAGAGTTAGCCCAAGACAAAGCAATGCAAATAGCTTTTTCAAATAGCTTACTTTTAAAGTCATTACATGTAAAGAAAAAAGAGATAACAATTAAGCAAAAATATAATCAAGTCAAAAAGTATCCAAAATTAGACGTCAATCTATATGGTGTCTATGACTTGAAATACAAAGAGGGCTATAAGGCAACTTTTGATTTCAATCTCCCTTTGCAAAGAAGTTCCTATAAGGGGCTAAAAGGCGTTTACACAAAAGAGATGCTTTTAATACAAAATAAAATAGCACTCCAAAAGAGCAAAATAAAAACTGCCATCATCACAGTGATGCAGGAGATAAAAACAAAAAAAGAGGTTATACGTCTTGCAAAAAAAGAGGTCACCCTGAAACAAAAAGTTGAAGATGCCCAAAGAAGGCGCTATAAACTTGGTATAGGAAACCTGCTTACACTGAATCAAAGAGAAATTATCACACTGCAGGCAAAACAAAAACTTCTTAACGAATACTATAAACTTATAGAAAAAGAGTTAG